A genomic stretch from Podospora pseudoanserina strain CBS 124.78 chromosome 3, whole genome shotgun sequence includes:
- a CDS encoding hypothetical protein (EggNog:ENOG503NUT8), with translation MKTSATLFMAMSALVAAEPMSVLRQKKLDLWSAQSEAGVFDINRYAAQAATSCVNGKAGEYQCKNVDLVSFLRHQDMGSSTRRGNDVWGWTHAASGREFGAVGQTDGTAFVEIKADGSLVYLGRLPTQTTSSSWRDMKVIGNHVYIGAESSNHGLQVFDLTKLLTITTPRTFSITSDLKARFTGFGNSHNIVAHEEKNMIYAVGTGTAAGCRGGLFMVNVTNPAAPTSAGCMSAGGYVHDAQCVVYKGPDTRYTNKEICFNFNEDTLDIVDVTNKRSPVTLSSTGYTGSSYTHQGWLADAGMRYLLLDDELDEQNRKGPAANQKTTTYIVDISSLTAPKFTGTYQSPATAIDHNQYVHNGLSYQANYGSGLRIVDVRSVTTDPTGKSFKEVGFFDCYPEDDSVGGRAEFTGTWSVYPYFKSGHILLNSIERGIFVLKYTGA, from the exons ATGAAGACCTCCGCCACTCTCTTCATGGCCATGTCGGCCTTGGTCGCCGCCGAGCCCATGTCGGTGCTGCGCCAGAAAAAGCTCGACCTCTGGTCCGCCCAGAGCGAGGCCGGTGTCTTCGACATCAACCGCTACGCTGCCCAGGCCGCCACCTCTTGCGTCAACGGCAAGGCTGGCGAGTACCAGTGCAAGAACGTTGACCTGGTCTCGTTCTTGCGCCACCAGGACATGGGCTCCAGCACCCGCCGCGGTAACGACGTCTGGG GATGGACCCACGCCGCCTCAGGCCGTGAGTTCGGCGCTGTTGGCCAGACTGACGGTACCGCTTTCGTCGAGATCAAGGCTGACGGCTCTCTCGTCTACCTTGGCCGTCTCCCCACCCAGACCACATCGTCTTCGTGGCGTGACATGAAGGTCATCGGCAACCATGTCTACATTGGTGCCGAGTCCAGCAACCACGGTCTTCAGGTCTTTGACTTGACCAAgctcctcaccatcaccaccccccgcacCTTCAGCATCACCTCCGACCTCAAGGCCCGCTTCACTGGCTTCGGCAACAGCCACAACATCGTCGCCCACGAGGAGAAGAACATGATCTACGCTGTCGGCACCGGCACTGCCGCCGGCTGCCGCGGTGGTCTCTTCATGGTCAACGTGACCAACCCCGCCGCTCCCACCTCGGCCGGCTGTATGTCGGCTGGCGGCTACGTCCACGACGCCCAGTGCGTGGTCTACAAGGGTCCCGACACCCGCTACACCAACAAGGAGATCTGCTTCAACTTCAACGAGGACACCCTCGACATTGTTGACGTGACCAACAAGCGCAGCCCAGTCACGCTCTCCAGCACGGGGTACACCGGTTCCTCGTACACGCACCAGGGCTGGCTCGCCGACGCCGGCATGcgctacctcctcctcgatgacGAGCTGGATGAGCAGAACCGCAAAGGTCCTGCCGCCAACCAAAAGACCACCACCTACATTGTCGACATCTCCAGCCTGACTGCCCCCAAGTTCACCGGCACCTACCAGAgccccgccaccgccatcgacCACAACCAGTACGTCCACAACGGCCTCAGCTACCAGGCCAACTACGGCTCTGGTCTCCGCATCGTTGATGTCCGCAGCGTTACCACCGATCCTACTGGCAAGAGCTTCAAGGAGGTTGGCTTCTTTGACTGCTACCCCGAGGATGACTCTGTTGGTGGCCGCGCCGAGTTCACCGGTACCTGGTCTGTGTACCCTTACTTCAAGAGCGGCCACATCCTTCTCAACTCGATCGAGAGGGGTATCTTCGTGCTCAAGTACACCGGCGCTTGA
- the HET-S gene encoding Heterokaryon incompatibility protein S (EggNog:ENOG503Q0YT; COG:J), whose protein sequence is MSEPFEIVAGALGVAGLFNNCVACFEYVQLGRHFGRDYERCQLRLDIAKARLSRWGEAVKINDDPRFHSSAPIDKSVQLAQSIVEEILLLFESAQKTSKRYELVADQQDRVVFEDKDMKPIGRALHRRLKDLVSRRQKQTSLAKKTAWALYDGKSLEKIVDQVAGFVDELEKAFPIEAVCHKLAEIEIEGVEDEASLTILKDAAEGIDAAMSDAAAQKIDAIVGRNSAKDIKTEERARVQLGNVVTAAALHGEIRISDLTTNSVETVVGKGESRVLIGNEYGGKGFWDN, encoded by the coding sequence ATGTCAGAACCGTTCGAGATCGTTGCTGGCGCCTTGGGCGTTGCCGGCCTCTTCAATAACTGCGTTGCCTGTTTTGAGTATGTCCAGCTGGGTCGCCATTTTGGGCGCGACTACGAGAGATGCCAGCTCCGGCTGGACATTGCGAAAGCCCGATTGAGTCGATGGGGCGAGGCGGTCAAGATCAACGACGACCCACGTTTCCACTCCAGCGCGCCAATCGATAAGTCGGTGCAATTAGCGCAATCGATCGTCGAGGAAATCTTGCTTCTCTTCGAGTCCGCCCAGAAGACGTCGAAGCGATACGAGCTCGTTGCGGACCAGCAGGATCGGGTGGTGTTCGAGGATAAGGATATGAAGCCGATCGGACGAGCGCTGCATCGTCGGCTGAAAGATCTCGTTTCTCGGAGACAGAAACAGACGAGCCTAGCGAAAAAGACGGCATGGGCATTGTACGACGGGAAAAGCCTCGAGAAAATAGTCGACCAGGTCGCTGGCTTTGTcgatgagctggagaaggccTTCCCTATTGAGGCCGTATGTCACAAGTTGGCGGAGATCGAGattgaaggggtggaggacGAGGCGAGCCTAACAATACTCAAGGATGCGGCGGAGGGAATCGACGCAGCTATGTCTGATGCGGCTGCGCAGAAGATCGACGCGATTGTGGGAAGGAATTCCGCCAAGGATATCAAAACAGAGGAACGTGCAAGGGTCCAGCTCGGCAATGTTGTCACTGCGGCAGCCCTACATGGTGAGATCCGTATCAGCGACCTGACAACCAACTCGGTAGAGACGGTTGTGGGGAAGGGCGAGTCTAGGGTCCTTATTGGAAATGAGTACGGAGGTAAGGGGTTCTGGGATAATTAA
- the NWD2 gene encoding NACHT and WD40-domain containing NOD-like receptor 2 (EggNog:ENOG503NZ4C; COG:S): protein MANQVRSIHAEGQARVHVGNSYYGSSDFLPTADDAAFDSHAEEHNARCHRDTRTELLRQIREWADNPHGKTIFWLNGMAGTGKSTISRTVAKSFADDGILGASFFFKRGEGDRGKATLFFPTIASQLVRKIPALEAFVREAIDNNPDVARKALRDQFEKLILQPLDRIHHAIAVIVVDALDECDGDNDVKVIISLLSQAKELRSPGLRIFITSRPELPIRLGFKNVTGEYQDLALHQIPEPIVEHDISAFLRHELGRIRDDYNHQALECIELLPDWPGEHAIRTLAQMAVPLFIFAATVCRFIEDPAWSDPADQLEKVLQYQMKAYDSELGKLDATYLPVLKQITIGHTNPQKLLAAFRDVVGPIVLLAQPLSVLSLAKLLNFSPKSIYGRLNSLHSVLSVPSSDSPVRLFHLSFRDFLVDPTKRAAEFWIDETKYHKTLADRCIQLLHQHLRRDICGLQVPGKLRSEIDQRTIDAVLPPETQYACQYWVHHLKEGKSTVQDGGPVHSFLTSHLLHWLEALSLLGRISESISMVDDLLTFLHPTSATEVSAFLCDLKRFILNSQSIIDIAPLQIYASALVFSPARSITRGIFKQEERKWITSGPIVEDSWNACRQTLEGHSDSVYSVAFSPDSKWIASGSEDCTIKIWHLETGSCQQTLEGHSSWVRSVVFSPDSKWIASGSGDCTVKIWDLETGSCQQTLEGYSSWVYSVVFSPDSKWIASGSDDRTIKIWDLETGSYQQTLEGHSSSVYSVVFSPDSKWIASGSVDPTIKIWDLETGSCQQTLEGHSSSVRSVVFSPDSKWIASGSEDRTIKIWDLETGSYQQALEGHSSSVSSVAFSPDSKWIALGLADRTIKIWDLETGLYQQTLEGHSSSVCWVASSLNSVFIAFRSDNANAPHYEHYGISSDNRWITRASKNWLWLPTEYRPNCSAVAASRIAIGCASRGVLIIIFPADNV, encoded by the exons ATGGCAAATCAGGTTCGGTCAATACATGCTGAAGGGCAAGCACGCGTGCATGTCGGCAATAGTTACTACGGCTCGAGCGACTTCCTCCCGACCGCAGACGATGCAGCCTTCGACTCCCACGCGGAAGAGCATAACGCCCGATGCCACCGCGACACCCGAACCGAGCTCCTCCGTCAGATCAGAGAGTGGGCAGACAATCCTCACGGCAAGACTATCTTTTGGCTGAACGGCATGGCAGGGACAGGGAAATCCACCATTTCTCGAACCGTGGCAAAGTCGTTCGCGGACGACGGCATCCTCGGCGCGAGTTTCTTCTTCAAAAGGGGGGAAGGCGACCGTGGCAAAGCAACCTTGTTTTTCCCTACAATTGCCAGCCAGCTTGTGCGCAAAATCCCCGCCCTGGAGGCTTTTGTCAGAGAGGCTATTGATAACAACCCGGATGTTGCCAGGAAGGCACTGAGAGACCAATTCGAAAAGCTTATCCTGCAGCCTCTGGATCGCATTCACCACGCTATAGCTGTGATCGTCGTTGACGCTCTCGATGAGTGTGACGGTGACAACGACGTGAAGGTCATCATCTCCTTACTATCGCAAGCAAAGGAACTCCGCTCCCCAGGTTTGAGAATCTTCATTACCAGCCGACCTGAGCTGCCCATTCGCCTCGGCTTCAAGAACGTTACGGGAGAGTATCAGGACCTAGCACTGCATCAAATCCCGGAACCAATTGTCGAACACGATATATCTGCATTCTTGCGACACGAACTGGGGAGAATCAGGGACGACTACAACCACCAAGCTCTGGAATGCATAGAGCTGCTGCCAGATTGGCCCGGTGAACATGCTATTCGAACTCTCGCTCAGATGGCCGTCCCACTGTTTATTTTCGCTGCAACCGTATGCCGCTTCATTGAAGATCCGGCGTGGTCAGATCCCGCCGATCAGCTGGAGAAAGTCTTGCAGTATCAGATGAAGGCCTACGATTCCGAGCTCGGCAAGCTCGACGCGACATATCTCCCAGTTCTCAAGCAGATCACTATCGGACATACTAATCCGCAGAAGCTATTAGCTGCCTTCCGAGATGTGGTCGGCCCCATTGTCCTCCTCGCTCAGCCCCTCTCGGTGTTGTCGCTTGCAAAACTTCTCAACTTCTCCCCTAAATCCATATATGGCAGGCTCAACTCTCTCCACTCCGTCCTAAGCGTTCCCTCGAGTGATTCTCCTGTCAGACTCTTTCATTTGTCCTTCCGTGACTTCCTCGTCGATCCAACCAAGCGTGCTGCTGAGTTTTGGATCGACGAGACAAAATATCACAAGACACTTGCGGACAGATGTATTCAACTATTGCACCAGCACCTCAGGAGAGATATCTGCGGTCTACAAGTGCCGGGAAAGCTGCGGTCAGAGATCGATCAGCGAACTATTGACGCCGTTCTGCCGCCCGAGACCCAGTACGCCTGTCAGTACTGGGTCCACCATTTGAAGGAGGGTAAAAGCACCGTACAGGATGGCGGCCCAGTCCACAGCTTCCTGACGAGCCATCTACTTCACTGGCTTGAAGCGCTCAGCCTCTTGGGCCGTATCTCGGAGAGTATCAGCATGGTAGACGACTTATTAACCTTTCTACAT CCCACAAGTGCTACTGAGGTATCTGCATTCCTCTGTGATCTGAAACGGTTTATTTTAAACAGTCAATCGATTATCGACATAGCGCCTCTTCAGATATACGCTTCCGCACTTGTGTTCAGCCCGGCCCGCAGTATAACAAGAGGCATATTTAAGCAAGAAGAACGGAAGTGGATTACTAGCGGGCCAATTGTAGAAGATAGTTGGAATGCGTGCCGGCAGACGCTAGAGGGGCATAGCGATTCGGTCTATTCGGTCGCGTTTTCGCCGGATTCGAAGTGGATTGCCTCAGGGTCAGAAGATTGCACCATTAAGATCTGGCATCTCGAAACTGGGTCATGCCAGCAGACGCTAGAGGGGCATAGCAGTTGGGTCAGGTCGGTCGTGTTTTCACCGGATTCGAAGTGGATTGCCTCAGGGTCAGGCGATTGTACCGTTAAGATATGGGATCTCGAAACTGGGTCATGCCAGCAGACGCTAGAGGGGTATAGCAGTTGGGTCTATTCGGTCGTGTTTTCGCCGGATTCGAAGTGGATTGCCTCCGGGTCAGACGATCGTACCATTAAGATCTGGGATCTCGAAACTGGATCATACCAGCAGACGCTAGAGGGGCATAGCAGTTCGGTCTATTCGGTCGTGTTTTCACCGGATTCGAAGTGGATTGCCTCAGGGTCAGTCGATCCTACCATTAAGATCTGGGATCTCGAAACTGGGTCATGCCAGCAGACACTAGAGGGGCATAGCAGTTCGGTCAGGTCGGTCGTGTTTTCGCCGGATTCGAAGTGGATTGCCTCAGGGTCAGAAGATCGCACCATTAAGATCTGGGATCTCGAAACTGGATCATACCAGCAGGCGCTAGAGGGGCATAGCAGTTCGGTCTCTTCGGTCGCGTTTTCACCGGATTCGAAGTGGATTGCCTTAGGGTTAGCCGATCGTACTATTAAGATCTGGGATCTCGAAACTGGATTATACCAGCAGACGCTAGAGGGGCATAGCAGTTCGGTCTGTTGGGTTGCATCTTCCCTTAACTCAGTATTTATTGCATTTCGATCAGACAATGCCAACGCCCCGCATTATGAACACTATGGAATAAGCTCAGATAATAGGTGGATTACAAGGGCCTCAAAAAACTGGCTATGGTTGCCTACGGAATACCGGCCGAACTGTTCGGCCGTAGCGGCATCGAGGATAGCCATCGGCTGTGCGTCCAGGGGTGTCCTAATTATAATATTCCCGGCGGATAATGTGTga